One Fusobacterium nucleatum genomic window carries:
- a CDS encoding sigma-70 family RNA polymerase sigma factor, with the protein MESTEILELIRKAKVGDNEATETLIEKYLNAVRKINYKWGNTDDGFQEGILGIYQAIKTFDESYNTKFMTHLYFHIEAKIRKFIDKERYRVPQYVIESIKKGEQERLYFSGIENLEIEDENIKIDNLENKVLIENLLNCCTEQEKEVLNLLFFEGYSGQAVAEKLGMSRQWVHSIKHRAFEKIKNNINFVINKKTSIIRNKW; encoded by the coding sequence ATGGAAAGTACTGAAATTTTGGAGCTAATAAGAAAAGCCAAGGTGGGAGACAATGAAGCTACTGAAACTCTGATTGAAAAGTATTTGAATGCAGTTAGAAAGATTAATTATAAGTGGGGTAACACAGATGATGGATTCCAAGAAGGAATACTTGGAATCTATCAAGCAATTAAAACATTTGATGAAAGTTACAATACTAAGTTTATGACACATCTGTATTTTCACATAGAAGCAAAGATTAGAAAATTTATTGATAAAGAAAGATATAGAGTCCCCCAGTATGTAATAGAGTCAATAAAAAAAGGTGAACAAGAAAGGCTATATTTTTCAGGAATTGAAAATCTTGAAATTGAAGATGAAAATATAAAAATAGATAACTTAGAAAATAAAGTACTTATAGAAAATTTATTAAATTGTTGTACGGAACAAGAAAAAGAAGTTTTAAATTTATTATTTTTTGAAGGTTATTCAGGACAGGCAGTAGCTGAGAAGCTTGGAATGTCAAGGCAGTGGGTACATAGTATAAAGCATAGAGCATTTGAAAAAATAAAAAATAACATTAATTTTGTAATTAATAAAAAAACAAGTATAATAAGAAATAAATGGTAA
- a CDS encoding regulatory protein GemA, giving the protein MKEIKKHQIKYIHTLKYKANLTDEYYRLLLSSKFNKDSCKDLTEAQASVLITLLTRHIQGANLATEQQLKKFNVLYKKCFNEEDKASYIKQYLGKGKSEKNMTVKECSKLIYILEEIVKWQEKKELNGEENNNK; this is encoded by the coding sequence ATGAAGGAGATAAAGAAACATCAAATTAAATATATTCATACATTAAAATACAAAGCAAATTTAACTGATGAATATTATAGGCTTTTACTAAGTTCAAAATTTAACAAAGATAGTTGTAAAGACTTGACTGAGGCTCAGGCTTCAGTCTTGATTACACTATTAACAAGACATATACAAGGAGCTAATTTAGCAACAGAACAGCAATTAAAAAAATTTAATGTTTTATATAAAAAATGTTTTAATGAAGAAGATAAAGCTAGTTATATAAAACAATATCTAGGAAAAGGTAAAAGTGAGAAGAATATGACAGTTAAAGAATGTAGCAAATTAATATATATTCTTGAAGAGATAGTGAAATGGCAAGAAAAAAAGGAGCTAAATGGAGAGGAAAATAATAACAAATGA
- a CDS encoding DUF3164 family protein gives MNLDFKNMTDEQKAALKKQILEEEAQEKAERKAKVEGYKTLVDETVIKAMEKVKGVSNQITTVKKEVFDDFKSILELKAELYGVKENQQSHTFTTTDGKISITLGYRMLDSFDDTVHAGIEKVKKYIYRVVQDENSQLLEIVNLLLKKDKNGNLKASRVMELERIAGNIDDAELSEGVQIIKEAWKPQKSRTFIEAYYKDENGNKINIPLSMTTVMEDLKNEGDKETSN, from the coding sequence ATGAATTTAGATTTTAAGAACATGACAGATGAACAAAAAGCAGCATTAAAAAAACAAATCTTAGAAGAAGAAGCACAAGAAAAAGCTGAAAGAAAAGCAAAGGTAGAAGGTTATAAAACTCTTGTTGATGAAACTGTAATAAAAGCAATGGAGAAAGTAAAAGGTGTCTCTAATCAAATAACAACAGTAAAAAAAGAAGTATTTGACGATTTTAAAAGTATCTTAGAATTAAAAGCTGAACTTTACGGAGTAAAAGAGAATCAGCAATCTCACACATTTACAACAACTGATGGGAAAATATCTATAACATTAGGTTATAGAATGCTTGATAGCTTTGATGATACAGTTCATGCAGGAATAGAAAAAGTAAAAAAATACATTTATAGAGTTGTACAAGATGAAAATAGCCAACTTTTAGAGATTGTTAATCTGTTATTAAAAAAAGATAAAAACGGCAATTTAAAGGCTTCAAGAGTTATGGAGCTTGAAAGAATAGCAGGAAATATAGATGATGCTGAACTAAGTGAAGGAGTTCAAATAATTAAAGAGGCTTGGAAACCTCAAAAGTCTAGAACTTTTATTGAAGCATATTACAAAGATGAGAATGGTAATAAAATTAATATCCCACTTTCTATGACTACTGTTATGGAGGATTTAAAAAATGAAGGAGATAAAGAAACATCAAATTAA